A region from the Mycolicibacterium phlei genome encodes:
- a CDS encoding NAD(P)H-dependent flavin oxidoreductase, with product MKPAICEQFGIEFPLFAFSHCRDVVAAVSNAGGFGVLGGTAYTPERLEQELAWIDEHVNGKPYGLDLIVPAKYEGKGEKLSSSDLASRIPDEYRTYINELLAAHDIEPDGSPRLGRSMLSGNTGKELLEVAMSHPIRLIANALGVPPDYMIEAGKKNGIPVAALVGAKEHAVKQVAAGVDLIVAQGTEAGGHCGEVSTLVLVPEVIEAIDGAVPVLAAGGIVTGRQMAAAVAMGADGAWTGSVWLTTEEAETEQHTKEKFLKASSRDTIRSAGRTGKPARQLVSDWTNAWAPNPGGRQPLPLPLQSMLAEPVVRRIDALAAQGHEGAKELATYFVGQGVGLMNKIKPAREVVLEFIEDYVAATERLSNTLPE from the coding sequence GTGAAACCAGCCATTTGTGAACAGTTCGGCATCGAGTTCCCGTTGTTCGCGTTCAGCCATTGCCGCGACGTGGTGGCCGCGGTGTCGAACGCGGGCGGTTTCGGGGTGCTGGGCGGCACCGCCTACACCCCCGAGCGGCTTGAGCAGGAGTTGGCCTGGATCGACGAGCACGTCAACGGCAAGCCCTACGGCCTTGACCTCATCGTGCCCGCCAAGTACGAGGGCAAGGGCGAGAAGCTGAGCTCCAGCGATCTGGCCAGCCGGATCCCCGACGAGTACCGCACCTACATCAACGAGCTGCTGGCCGCCCACGACATCGAACCGGACGGGTCGCCGCGCCTCGGCCGTTCCATGCTGTCGGGCAACACCGGCAAGGAACTGCTCGAGGTGGCGATGAGCCACCCGATCCGGCTGATCGCCAACGCCCTTGGCGTGCCGCCGGATTACATGATCGAGGCGGGCAAGAAGAACGGTATCCCGGTCGCCGCGCTGGTCGGCGCCAAGGAGCACGCGGTCAAGCAGGTCGCGGCCGGCGTGGACCTGATCGTCGCGCAGGGCACCGAGGCCGGTGGGCACTGCGGCGAGGTGTCGACGCTGGTGCTGGTCCCCGAGGTGATCGAGGCCATCGACGGTGCCGTGCCGGTGCTGGCAGCCGGCGGCATCGTGACCGGCAGGCAGATGGCCGCCGCGGTCGCCATGGGCGCCGACGGTGCGTGGACCGGTTCGGTGTGGCTGACCACCGAGGAGGCCGAGACCGAGCAGCACACCAAGGAGAAGTTCCTCAAGGCGTCGTCGCGTGACACCATCCGCTCGGCGGGTCGCACCGGAAAGCCTGCGCGCCAGCTGGTTTCGGACTGGACGAATGCGTGGGCGCCGAACCCGGGTGGCCGCCAGCCGCTGCCGCTGCCGCTGCAGTCGATGCTCGCCGAGCCCGTGGTGCGCCGCATCGACGCGCTCGCCGCGCAGGGCCACGAGGGCGCCAAGGAGCTCGCGACGTACTTCGTCGGCCAGGGCGTCGGCCTGATGAACAAGATCAAGCCCGCCCGCGAGGTGGTCCTCGAGTTCATCGAGGACTACGTCGCCGCCACCGAGCGTCTGTCGAACACCCTCCCCGAATAA
- a CDS encoding alpha/beta hydrolase encodes MRRALAVVVIVAVVALTLLWSLQRRLIYFPSPGPLPPAHTLLADGQDVDFDADDGIRLAAWYFPVPDADHAVLVLPGNAGDRSMRVPIAAALNRMGRSVLLVDYRGYGGNPGSPTEEGLAADARAAAAWLAARPGITRISYFGESLGAAVAVGLATERPPHALILRSPFTSLPDVGAAHYPWLPVRWLLRDRYPSIDRIGALRAPLLVIVGDRDHIVPEAMSRRLYEAANAPKRYVVVPGADHNDLDLLVGPRVTDAIRGFLSTTE; translated from the coding sequence ATGCGCCGTGCACTCGCCGTCGTCGTTATCGTCGCGGTCGTGGCGTTGACACTGCTGTGGTCGCTGCAGCGGCGGTTGATCTATTTCCCGTCGCCGGGCCCGCTGCCGCCCGCGCACACCCTGCTCGCCGACGGGCAGGATGTCGACTTCGACGCCGACGACGGAATCCGGCTCGCTGCTTGGTATTTCCCGGTTCCCGACGCCGACCACGCGGTGCTGGTGCTGCCCGGCAACGCCGGCGACCGGTCGATGCGGGTGCCGATCGCCGCGGCGCTCAACCGCATGGGCCGGTCGGTGCTGCTGGTCGACTACCGCGGCTACGGCGGTAACCCGGGCTCGCCGACGGAGGAGGGTCTGGCCGCCGACGCCCGCGCTGCCGCGGCCTGGCTGGCCGCAAGGCCCGGCATCACCCGGATCAGCTACTTCGGCGAATCCCTCGGCGCCGCAGTCGCTGTCGGGCTGGCCACCGAACGGCCGCCGCACGCACTGATCCTGCGCTCGCCGTTCACCTCGCTACCCGACGTCGGGGCCGCGCACTATCCCTGGCTGCCGGTCCGGTGGCTGCTGCGTGACCGGTACCCGTCGATCGACCGGATCGGTGCGTTGCGGGCGCCACTTCTGGTGATCGTCGGTGATCGCGACCACATCGTCCCGGAAGCGATGAGCCGTCGTCTCTACGAGGCCGCCAACGCGCCCAAGCGCTACGTCGTCGTGCCCGGAGCGGATCACAACGACCTGGATCTGCTGGTCGGACCGCGTGTGACGGACGCTATCCGGGGGTTCCTGTCGACAACTGAGTGA
- a CDS encoding NAD-dependent epimerase/dehydratase family protein: protein MRVLLTGAAGFIGARIGAALQDAGYDVIAVDAMLPVAHGDGAVAPEDCRVLDIRDASALAPVLRGVDVVCHQAAVVGAGVNAADAPAYASHNDFGTAVLLAEMFAAGCERLVLASSMVVYGQGRYDCPEHGSVDPAPRTRADLDAGMFEHRCPLCGAPVAWRLVSEDAPLRPRSLYAAAKTAQEHYALAWAEATGGAVTALRYHNVYGPYMPRDTPYSGVAAIFRSELESGDVPRVFEDGGQMRDFVHVDDVAAANVAAVEARLDGFTAFNVCSGRPISIMEVATTLCEARGDAPPVVTGQYRSGDVRHIVADPARAAEVLGFRAAVDPRDGLREFAYAPLRA, encoded by the coding sequence GTGAGAGTTCTGCTGACCGGTGCCGCGGGCTTCATCGGAGCCCGGATCGGCGCCGCGTTGCAGGATGCCGGGTACGACGTAATCGCCGTCGACGCAATGCTTCCCGTCGCACACGGTGACGGTGCCGTCGCCCCGGAGGACTGCCGGGTGCTCGACATCCGTGACGCCTCCGCGCTGGCGCCGGTGCTCAGGGGCGTCGACGTGGTGTGCCACCAGGCGGCGGTCGTCGGCGCCGGGGTCAACGCCGCCGACGCCCCGGCGTACGCCTCGCACAACGACTTCGGTACCGCGGTGCTGCTGGCCGAGATGTTCGCCGCCGGCTGTGAACGGCTGGTGCTGGCGTCGTCGATGGTGGTCTACGGGCAGGGCCGCTACGACTGTCCCGAGCACGGGTCCGTCGACCCCGCGCCCCGAACCCGCGCCGATCTGGACGCCGGGATGTTCGAGCACCGCTGCCCCCTGTGCGGAGCGCCGGTGGCGTGGCGACTGGTGTCCGAGGACGCACCGCTGCGTCCCCGCAGCCTGTATGCGGCCGCCAAGACCGCGCAGGAGCACTATGCGCTGGCGTGGGCTGAGGCGACCGGCGGCGCGGTGACCGCACTGCGCTACCACAACGTGTACGGTCCGTACATGCCGCGCGACACCCCGTACTCGGGTGTCGCGGCGATCTTCCGCTCTGAACTCGAATCCGGCGATGTTCCACGGGTTTTCGAGGACGGCGGGCAGATGCGCGACTTCGTGCACGTCGACGACGTGGCCGCGGCCAACGTCGCCGCTGTCGAGGCCCGCCTCGACGGGTTCACCGCGTTCAATGTCTGCTCCGGTCGGCCGATCTCGATCATGGAGGTCGCCACCACGCTGTGCGAGGCCCGCGGTGACGCACCGCCGGTGGTCACCGGGCAGTATCGCAGCGGCGACGTCCGCCATATCGTCGCCGACCCCGCCCGCGCCGCCGAGGTGCTCGGATTCCGGGCGGCCGTCGACCCGCGTGACGGGTTGCGCGAGTTCGCCTACGCGCCGCTGCGGGCCTGA
- a CDS encoding S-methyl-5'-thioadenosine phosphorylase, whose translation MIGVIGGSGFYSFFGPDARRVEVDTPYGTPSAPITIGAVGDHEVAFLPRHGVNHEYSPHTVPYRANMWALRSLGVRRIFGPCAVGSLTPDLGPGSVVVPDQLVDRTRGREDTYFDSGGIHVAFADPYCPSLRETATGLPGVVDGGTMVVIQGPRFSSRAESRWFAGQGFTLINMTGYPEAVLARELEMCYAAIALVTDLDAGIDAATAVRAVDVFAEFERNMPTFKKLVHEAIDRLDTERTCTHCLAHQGVKLPFELP comes from the coding sequence TTGATCGGGGTCATCGGGGGCAGCGGGTTCTACAGCTTCTTCGGGCCCGATGCCCGCCGCGTGGAGGTCGACACCCCCTACGGCACCCCGAGCGCGCCCATCACCATCGGCGCCGTCGGCGACCACGAGGTCGCGTTCCTGCCGCGCCACGGCGTCAACCACGAGTACTCGCCGCACACCGTGCCGTACCGCGCCAACATGTGGGCGCTGCGCTCGCTGGGCGTGCGGCGCATCTTCGGGCCCTGCGCGGTCGGCAGCCTGACCCCCGACCTCGGGCCCGGCTCGGTCGTCGTGCCGGACCAGCTGGTCGACCGCACCCGCGGCCGCGAGGACACCTACTTCGACTCCGGCGGCATCCACGTCGCGTTCGCCGACCCCTACTGCCCGTCGCTGCGGGAGACCGCCACGGGTCTGCCAGGTGTCGTCGACGGCGGCACCATGGTCGTGATCCAGGGGCCGCGCTTCTCCAGCCGCGCCGAGAGCCGCTGGTTCGCCGGCCAGGGCTTCACGCTGATCAACATGACCGGCTACCCGGAGGCCGTGCTGGCCCGCGAACTTGAGATGTGTTACGCGGCAATCGCGTTGGTGACCGACCTGGATGCGGGCATCGACGCCGCCACCGCGGTCCGCGCGGTCGACGTGTTCGCCGAGTTCGAGCGCAACATGCCGACGTTCAAGAAGCTGGTGCACGAGGCCATCGATCGCCTCGACACCGAGCGCACCTGCACCCACTGCCTGGCCCACCAGGGCGTGAAGCTTCCGTTCGAACTGCCGTGA
- a CDS encoding 1,4-dihydroxy-2-naphthoate polyprenyltransferase, protein MATFAQWVEGARPRTLPNAISPVIAGTGAAAWLDAASWWKALLALLVAVAMIIGVNFANDYSDGIRGTDDVRAGPLRLVGSKVASPRAVLTAAVVSLAVAAVVGLVLAALSAPWLIAVGAFCIAGAWLYTGGKKPYGYLGLGEVAVFVFFGLIAVLGTQYTQALRIDWVGVAVAVAMGCMSSAVLVANNLRDIPTDKESGKITLAVRLGDAKTRVLFCALLAVAFALTLVLMLATPWAAAGLVALPLAVRASAPVRKGLGGRELIPVLRDTGLTMLVWAIAVALALVLAS, encoded by the coding sequence GTGGCCACTTTCGCGCAATGGGTCGAGGGCGCCCGCCCCCGCACGCTGCCCAACGCGATCTCCCCGGTGATCGCGGGCACCGGCGCGGCGGCCTGGCTGGACGCCGCCTCCTGGTGGAAGGCGCTGCTGGCGCTGCTGGTCGCGGTGGCGATGATCATCGGGGTCAACTTCGCCAACGACTACTCCGACGGCATCCGCGGCACCGACGACGTGCGGGCGGGCCCGCTGCGGCTGGTCGGGTCGAAGGTCGCCTCGCCGCGGGCGGTGCTGACGGCGGCGGTGGTGAGCCTGGCGGTGGCGGCGGTCGTGGGTCTGGTGCTGGCGGCGCTGAGCGCACCGTGGCTGATCGCGGTCGGCGCGTTCTGTATCGCCGGCGCGTGGCTGTACACCGGCGGGAAGAAGCCGTACGGATACCTCGGACTCGGCGAGGTCGCGGTCTTCGTGTTCTTCGGGCTGATCGCGGTGCTGGGCACGCAGTACACGCAGGCGCTGCGGATCGACTGGGTCGGTGTGGCGGTGGCCGTCGCGATGGGGTGCATGTCATCGGCGGTGCTGGTGGCCAACAACCTGCGCGACATTCCGACCGATAAGGAGTCCGGCAAGATCACGTTGGCGGTGCGACTCGGCGACGCTAAGACCCGGGTGCTGTTCTGTGCGCTGCTGGCGGTCGCGTTCGCGCTGACGCTGGTGCTCATGCTCGCGACGCCGTGGGCGGCCGCCGGCCTGGTGGCGCTGCCGCTGGCGGTGCGCGCGTCGGCTCCGGTGCGGAAGGGACTGGGCGGCAGGGAGCTGATCCCGGTGCTGCGCGACACCGGCCTGACGATGCTGGTGTGGGCGATCGCCGTCGCCCTGGCTCTGGTCCTGGCCTCTTGA
- a CDS encoding DUF1214 domain-containing protein, translating into MDRESTAAWRELLDTLGGLDRTFLEGDRAVTDDRHIADGYRMLATTLGVAFDTYLFAEPSRPVWVELNTPYRRDRRWGGDNTDAYYYMCPVDPNRRYRISGNKGDSVYFSVTAYNEPSPGAWSDRVVALIRDDELDIDDDGNFSFEYGPTDGGVVLVTRDYQADPLTGRPVTWQIEALDPPDPIRHGDAETAAALRASAAWLRTMFAIVPLAVGVRVDDHHTLGHEIAQVANDFAEPYQVPDFNFGWSARDACYSYGSFVLEEDEALVVTHRPPNCRFWNLVVWNQFMAGITDERTSVNGYSAVPNSDGTVTVVISRGMTSHPNSITTVDYPRGNLAFRWFLADQVPARPEVQLVKLTDAPTELT; encoded by the coding sequence GTGGACCGCGAGTCCACCGCGGCGTGGCGTGAGCTGCTGGACACGCTGGGCGGGCTGGACCGCACCTTCCTGGAGGGCGACCGCGCCGTCACCGACGACCGGCACATCGCCGACGGCTACCGGATGCTGGCCACCACGCTCGGCGTGGCGTTCGACACCTACCTGTTCGCCGAACCGAGCCGGCCGGTGTGGGTGGAGCTGAACACCCCGTACCGCCGGGACCGGCGCTGGGGCGGCGACAACACCGACGCCTACTACTACATGTGCCCCGTCGACCCCAACCGTCGCTACCGCATCAGCGGCAACAAGGGCGACAGCGTGTACTTCTCGGTCACCGCCTACAACGAGCCGTCGCCGGGTGCCTGGTCGGACCGGGTGGTGGCGCTGATCCGCGACGACGAGCTCGACATCGACGACGACGGCAACTTCTCGTTCGAGTACGGACCCACCGACGGCGGCGTCGTGCTGGTCACCCGCGACTACCAGGCCGACCCGCTGACCGGCCGCCCGGTGACCTGGCAGATCGAGGCGCTGGACCCGCCGGACCCGATCCGCCACGGCGACGCCGAGACCGCCGCGGCGCTGCGGGCCAGCGCGGCCTGGCTGCGCACGATGTTCGCGATCGTGCCGCTGGCCGTCGGAGTGCGTGTCGACGACCATCACACGCTGGGTCACGAGATCGCACAGGTGGCAAACGATTTCGCCGAGCCCTACCAGGTGCCCGACTTCAACTTCGGCTGGTCGGCCCGCGACGCCTGCTACTCGTACGGCAGCTTCGTGCTGGAGGAGGACGAGGCGCTCGTCGTCACCCACCGCCCGCCGAACTGCCGCTTCTGGAACCTGGTCGTGTGGAACCAGTTCATGGCCGGCATCACCGACGAGCGGACCTCGGTCAACGGCTACAGCGCGGTGCCCAACTCCGACGGGACGGTCACCGTGGTGATTTCGCGCGGGATGACGTCGCACCCGAATTCCATTACGACGGTGGACTATCCGCGTGGCAACTTGGCGTTCCGGTGGTTCCTCGCCGATCAGGTCCCCGCCCGCCCGGAGGTGCAACTGGTCAAGCTCACCGACGCCCCGACCGAGCTCACCTAG
- a CDS encoding TetR/AcrR family transcriptional regulator, translating to MSGEIGRPRDRRIDAAVLRATVDLLAETGYADLTVDAIARRAKTSKPAIYRRWPSKAHVVHEAVFPLGAGTELPDTGTLAGDVREMVRRTVDVLTTPAARAALPGLVAEMAADPALHATLLERFADVLTRGLTDRLAAAQARGEVRPGVTADEVIEAVAGMTFLALITRGPELDDTWVDRTAELITRGIGT from the coding sequence ATGAGTGGCGAAATCGGGCGACCCCGCGATCGGCGCATCGATGCCGCGGTGCTGCGCGCGACCGTCGACCTGCTCGCCGAGACCGGTTACGCCGACCTGACCGTCGACGCGATCGCCCGTCGCGCGAAGACGAGCAAGCCCGCCATCTACCGCCGCTGGCCGAGCAAGGCGCACGTCGTGCACGAGGCGGTCTTCCCGCTCGGCGCCGGCACCGAGCTGCCCGACACCGGCACCCTGGCCGGCGATGTGCGCGAGATGGTGCGCCGCACCGTCGACGTGCTGACCACCCCCGCCGCCCGCGCGGCGCTGCCCGGCCTCGTCGCCGAGATGGCCGCCGACCCCGCGCTGCACGCGACGCTGCTGGAGCGCTTCGCCGACGTGCTCACCCGCGGGCTCACCGACCGGCTCGCGGCCGCGCAGGCCCGCGGCGAGGTCCGGCCCGGGGTCACCGCGGACGAGGTCATCGAGGCCGTCGCCGGCATGACGTTTCTGGCCCTGATCACCCGCGGGCCCGAGCTCGACGACACGTGGGTGGACCGCACCGCCGAACTCATCACGAGAGGGATTGGTACATGA
- a CDS encoding sulfotransferase family protein — protein MMAAMAPDCPLDADVLHAKARAETGLDDFGPDDYRDRLDVYLAALHEIPTLHPAGVVNFHAQILQWLKNRLLLTDLLTRHPEIHDIELVAPVVIAGLPRTGTTHLHNLLAAGPTFRTLPYWESNEPFPLPSEVGVEPDPRRLRMDAAVEVMNAVMPHFALMHEMTTDHVHEEIQLLANDFSSMLFETLGHVPRWRDYYLSHDQTPHYENLATQLKALQFLRGGRRWLLKSPQHLEQLPVLNRVFPDVVVIVTHREPVPVVLSMLAMLTYSARMHCSPVPVDEIAACWIDRLELMLAALMRDRDSIPADRSIDVRFDDFMADELGTAARIYDLAGETMTGETRAAIAEYLAGHQRGRLGRVATSAEMFGLDPDELQRRFAPYADRFLN, from the coding sequence ATGATGGCCGCGATGGCGCCGGACTGCCCCCTCGACGCCGACGTCCTGCACGCCAAGGCCCGCGCCGAGACCGGACTCGACGACTTCGGCCCCGACGACTACCGCGACCGTCTCGACGTGTATCTCGCTGCGCTGCACGAGATTCCGACGTTGCACCCGGCGGGTGTCGTCAACTTCCACGCACAGATCCTGCAGTGGCTGAAGAACCGGCTGCTGCTGACCGACTTGCTGACCCGCCACCCGGAGATCCACGACATCGAGCTGGTCGCGCCGGTGGTGATCGCGGGCCTGCCGCGTACCGGCACCACCCACCTGCACAACCTGCTGGCCGCCGGGCCGACGTTCCGCACGCTGCCGTACTGGGAGAGCAACGAGCCGTTCCCGCTGCCGTCGGAGGTCGGCGTCGAACCCGATCCCCGCCGCCTGCGGATGGACGCCGCGGTCGAGGTGATGAACGCGGTGATGCCGCACTTCGCGCTGATGCACGAGATGACGACCGACCACGTGCACGAGGAGATCCAGCTGCTGGCCAACGACTTCTCCTCGATGCTGTTCGAGACGCTCGGGCATGTCCCCCGCTGGCGCGACTACTACCTGTCCCACGACCAGACGCCGCACTACGAGAACCTGGCCACCCAGCTCAAGGCGCTGCAGTTTCTGCGCGGCGGGCGGCGGTGGCTGCTCAAGTCACCGCAGCACCTCGAGCAGCTGCCGGTGCTGAACCGGGTGTTCCCGGACGTCGTCGTGATCGTCACGCACCGCGAGCCGGTGCCGGTGGTGCTGTCGATGCTGGCGATGCTGACCTATTCGGCGCGGATGCACTGCAGCCCGGTGCCGGTCGACGAGATCGCCGCGTGCTGGATCGACCGGCTGGAGCTGATGCTGGCCGCGCTGATGCGCGACCGCGACTCGATTCCCGCCGACCGCTCCATCGACGTCCGGTTCGACGATTTCATGGCCGACGAACTCGGCACGGCGGCACGCATTTACGACCTCGCCGGGGAGACGATGACCGGCGAGACCCGCGCGGCGATCGCCGAGTACCTGGCCGGCCATCAGCGCGGCCGGCTGGGCCGGGTGGCGACGTCGGCGGAGATGTTCGGCCTCGATCCCGACGAACTGCAGCGCCGCTTCGCGCCGTACGCGGACCGCTTCCTGAACTAG
- a CDS encoding Clp protease N-terminal domain-containing protein, whose protein sequence is MFERFARNARIAVVLAQEEAHELGAEEIRPEHLLVGVLQVAGRDLARVLDAHGLTVTAVRADLESRESPDDLFEEDAESLRRIGIDLYAIRDAVRRNLGPDAWDTARPPARRRRRTHIPFTRAAKKALQLALREAVAHRDSTIDCEHVLLGILRGGDSATTELITAHVDPARLRADVVALLDRAA, encoded by the coding sequence ATGTTCGAGCGCTTCGCCCGCAACGCCCGCATCGCCGTGGTGCTGGCCCAGGAGGAGGCGCACGAACTGGGGGCCGAGGAGATCCGGCCCGAGCACCTGCTGGTGGGCGTCCTTCAGGTGGCCGGCCGCGATCTGGCCCGGGTTCTCGACGCGCACGGGCTGACCGTGACGGCGGTCCGTGCGGACCTCGAATCCCGTGAGTCCCCGGACGATCTGTTCGAGGAGGATGCGGAGTCGTTGCGGCGCATCGGGATCGACCTGTACGCCATCCGTGACGCGGTGCGGCGCAACCTCGGTCCGGACGCGTGGGACACGGCCCGGCCCCCGGCCCGGCGTCGCCGACGGACCCATATCCCGTTCACCCGGGCGGCGAAGAAGGCGCTCCAGCTCGCGCTGCGAGAGGCGGTGGCGCACCGGGATTCGACGATCGACTGCGAGCATGTGCTGCTCGGAATCCTGCGCGGCGGCGATTCGGCGACGACGGAACTCATTACCGCGCATGTCGATCCGGCGCGACTGCGCGCCGACGTCGTCGCGCTGCTCGACCGCGCGGCCTAG
- a CDS encoding AsnC family protein: MTQQLADPWELATSADPADGLHAVHAIRRLLDQLEAIQVANARAHGWSWQDIAAALGLSRQAVHKKYNRRS, translated from the coding sequence ATGACCCAGCAGTTGGCGGACCCGTGGGAGCTCGCGACGAGCGCGGATCCCGCGGACGGCCTGCACGCCGTGCATGCGATCCGGCGGCTGCTGGACCAACTGGAGGCGATTCAGGTGGCCAACGCCCGCGCGCACGGCTGGAGCTGGCAGGACATCGCCGCAGCGCTGGGTCTCAGCCGGCAGGCGGTGCACAAGAAGTACAACCGGAGGAGTTGA
- a CDS encoding AAA family ATPase: MTAARATLDRNDLAQAQRIVGAISEAFSAKVVGQENLRESLLIGLLTGGHILIESVPGLAKTTAARVVADAIDGGFRRIQCTPDLLPSDIIGTQIYEAATNSFVTQLGPVHTNIVLLDEINRSSAKTQSAMLEAMEERQTTIAGTEYPIPEPFLVIATQNPVDQEGTYPLSEAQTDRFMLKDIVAYPTPEQEVEMMARMDAGLYDRAHRSRPVAGLDDVRWLQQVVRHVHMDRALVLYASQLVTVTREPDRHLPRQLARLIEYGASPRATIAFCNAARALALLSGRGHVIPGDIAHLAHRVLRHRLILGFEAAGANITPEMVIDAVLQAVRVP, translated from the coding sequence TTGACCGCAGCACGGGCCACGCTCGACCGGAACGACCTGGCGCAGGCGCAACGGATCGTCGGCGCCATCTCCGAGGCGTTCTCGGCGAAGGTGGTCGGCCAGGAGAACCTGCGCGAATCGCTGCTGATCGGGCTGCTCACCGGCGGCCACATCCTCATCGAGAGCGTTCCCGGCCTGGCCAAGACGACCGCGGCGCGCGTCGTCGCCGACGCCATCGACGGCGGGTTCCGCCGCATCCAGTGCACGCCCGACCTGCTGCCCAGCGACATCATCGGCACCCAGATCTACGAGGCGGCGACCAACTCGTTCGTCACCCAGCTGGGCCCGGTGCACACCAACATCGTGCTGCTCGACGAGATCAACCGCTCCAGCGCCAAGACCCAGAGCGCGATGCTCGAGGCGATGGAGGAACGCCAGACCACCATCGCAGGCACCGAGTACCCGATCCCGGAGCCGTTCCTGGTCATCGCCACCCAGAACCCCGTCGACCAGGAGGGCACCTATCCGCTGTCGGAGGCGCAGACCGACCGGTTCATGCTCAAGGACATCGTCGCCTACCCCACCCCCGAGCAGGAGGTGGAGATGATGGCCCGGATGGACGCCGGGCTCTACGACAGGGCGCACCGCAGCCGCCCGGTCGCCGGCCTCGACGATGTGCGCTGGCTGCAACAGGTGGTGCGCCACGTCCACATGGACCGCGCCCTCGTGCTCTACGCCAGCCAACTGGTCACCGTCACCCGCGAACCCGACAGACACCTGCCCCGCCAACTGGCCCGGCTCATCGAGTACGGGGCCAGCCCGCGCGCCACCATCGCGTTCTGCAACGCGGCGCGGGCGCTGGCACTGCTGTCCGGCCGCGGCCACGTCATCCCCGGCGACATCGCGCATCTGGCGCACCGCGTACTGCGGCACCGGCTCATCCTCGGATTCGAGGCGGCCGGCGCCAACATCACCCCCGAGATGGTCATCGACGCGGTGCTGCAAGCGGTTCGAGTCCCGTAG
- a CDS encoding DUF58 domain-containing protein — MGKHLTAARRYFGTDTRGMLEGGRYALLHTRSLEFDDLRPYVPGDDVRDIDWKASARSGQVLIKRFVSEKHHKVLLVGDAGRNMSALSPSGELKHDVAVHILGAIGLITLGRADQIGMVFGDARGSVNIGQRRGETHIESMLHRYYTHTTTDSGPSDIVGQLDYVATHYRHPMLLVVVSDEPEVDDRLTEAVRLLRARHDMMWASVSDMPAVGEQPGYDVATGRYVYDAATLGPRVLAAYRRAEQQRTQRLDEFMAVNAVPHVRVAASTEIRSRLVELTEVFARAG; from the coding sequence ATGGGCAAACATCTCACCGCCGCCCGGCGGTACTTCGGCACCGACACCCGCGGCATGCTCGAGGGCGGTCGCTACGCGCTGCTGCACACCCGCAGCCTGGAGTTCGACGACCTGCGACCCTACGTGCCCGGCGACGACGTCCGCGACATCGACTGGAAGGCCTCGGCCCGCTCCGGCCAGGTGCTGATCAAACGCTTCGTCTCCGAGAAGCACCACAAGGTCCTGCTGGTCGGCGACGCGGGCCGCAACATGTCCGCGCTGTCTCCCAGCGGAGAGCTGAAACATGATGTGGCGGTGCATATCCTGGGCGCGATCGGGTTGATCACACTGGGCCGCGCCGACCAGATCGGCATGGTGTTCGGCGACGCCCGCGGCAGCGTCAACATCGGCCAGCGCCGCGGTGAGACCCACATCGAGTCGATGCTGCACCGCTACTACACGCACACCACCACCGACAGCGGTCCCAGCGATATCGTGGGTCAACTGGACTATGTGGCAACGCATTACCGACATCCGATGCTGCTGGTCGTGGTCTCCGACGAGCCCGAGGTCGACGACCGGCTGACCGAGGCGGTCCGCCTGCTGCGCGCCCGCCACGACATGATGTGGGCCAGCGTGTCGGACATGCCCGCCGTCGGTGAGCAGCCCGGATACGACGTCGCCACCGGCCGGTACGTGTACGACGCCGCCACGCTGGGCCCGCGCGTACTGGCGGCGTACCGTCGTGCCGAACAGCAGCGGACTCAGCGCCTCGACGAGTTCATGGCCGTCAACGCCGTCCCGCACGTCCGGGTCGCCGCCAGCACCGAGATCCGCTCCCGGCTCGTCGAACTGACCGAGGTGTTCGCCCGTGCAGGATGA
- a CDS encoding ester cyclase codes for MTSPKTLYGRWLNELWAGEPVAAELVTEDFVGHWPGREVRGPNELQEVVGETQKMFADLKFVIEVEPFFDGDLLAARWIGTGAAKDGPKRFTGNDILRIANGRIAEYWTSTATG; via the coding sequence ATGACCTCTCCCAAGACCCTATATGGACGCTGGTTGAACGAGCTGTGGGCGGGAGAACCCGTCGCGGCCGAATTGGTGACCGAGGACTTCGTCGGCCATTGGCCGGGGCGAGAGGTACGTGGACCGAACGAGCTGCAGGAGGTCGTCGGCGAGACGCAGAAGATGTTCGCCGACCTGAAGTTCGTCATCGAGGTCGAGCCGTTCTTCGACGGCGACCTGCTCGCGGCCCGCTGGATCGGTACCGGCGCGGCCAAGGACGGTCCGAAACGGTTCACCGGCAACGACATCCTGCGGATTGCCAACGGTCGCATCGCCGAGTACTGGACCAGCACCGCGACCGGCTAG